Below is a genomic region from Bacteroidota bacterium.
CTGCTTTCATTGCCTTCAGAGCATTATCTACACTAGAATCTACCGTAAAAAATATTATTGGTAAAGATTTATTGTTTTTATCAAGTTTTTGAAGAATTTCTAATCCATCAATACTAGGTAAGTGATAATCTAATAATATGATATCATGTTTTTCAGGATTTTCTATTAAATAATTATAAGCATCAAAACCATCTTCAATAACTTTTACTTGAAATCCTTCTTTTGTTAAAATAGTTTTTATCAGTAAAGATTGGCTATAATCGTCTTCAACAACTAAGATTTTTATTTCATTTTTCTCAAGCATTATATAGATTTTTAAGTCTCAAAAATAGAAATATTATTTAATAATGGCTATTAATAATAATTGCTTTTTTGATAAACTTAATCAAAATATTACTTTTGATGATTGGTTATCTTTTTTTTATTAGACTCAGGAAATAGTTGATTAAATGAGAATTAGAGAATGGTTTGTTAGTAGTATAGAGAATAAGTTATTGGTAATAGTCGTTGTTATATTAAGTTTTTCGATTTTGGCAATTGCAACTACTTCGATATATTCTGTAAGTTCTTTCAGCGATATTACTATTGAAAGAAATACCGAAAATATCAAGAAACAAGCATTTTACCTGATTTCTAATGCTACTCGCGAATAGGCTACACGCCACGATGTACTTTTCGAAAAATACATTAACTTTTCTAATATTATTTCAAATGAAATTGAAATAAATCTCAGAAAAGCAAATAAATCTTTGACGAGAAATTTTAGCTACAAATTTGAAAGTTTTTCTGTAGAACTATCAGATACTTTTTTTTCAGATAAAGCAAATAAAGAAATCAATACTAGACAGCAAAAAGTACTTAAAAGTTCAATTTACAATATGAAACCATTGATGGCGGAAATAATAAATAGTTCGCAATCTATTGAAGCCATCTGGATGCAATTCCATTCTTCTATTTATTATTTATTTGCTAAAACCTTAAATATTAGTGATAGTGTAAATTTGAAAATATTTTATAATAAAAAATCTAAGTTAATTGAAAACTATAAGAATGATTATCATAAAAATCAAATATACAGAAGTAGCCTAATTGATAAAAACGCCAATTCGACATCGATAATTACAGTTTTGTCTCCAGTCTATATCGAAGATGGAATTTTCTTAGGTATGATAGGGGTTGATATTAAGATTGACGATTTTTTTAATGAATTATTATTTTCGAGCAGTTTGGAAATCAATAAAATTCAAAAATCAGAACTAATACCAGAAAGATTTGGAGATGAATTTTCTTTTCTTGTTGATCATTATGGGGAAATTGTTGCTCTTCCATACGAGTTTTTGAATTTGTTAGGAATTGAAATTAAAGACGAAAACGCAGGTGATGTAAACAATTATAATATTTTAGAAACCAAAAACCATCAATTTAAAGAAATAGCGAATAAAATTGTCAAAGGTGAAAACGATTTTGTAAAATTCGATTCAAACAATGAATATTATTATACATCCTATTATCCAATAAAATCTATGGGTTGGAGTATTTGTAGAATTGTCCCAGAAAAGAATATTTTATCTTCAATCTTTGAAACACAAAGTGCAGTGTATAAAACACTTAGAAGAATTATTTTAAACTTTCTTTTAATCACTGTTGTTTTCTGGATGATTTCTTTTACAATATTTAAATTATTTTTGAATAGAAATTTACACACACCACTAAAAACTATAACAAATTCATTTAAAATAATTGCAAATGGAAATTTGAATCATAGAATAAACCTCAATCAAAAAGATGAAATTGGAAATATTGCAAACTCATTCAATTCGATGACTCTAAAACTTAATTTATCGCAAAAAGAATTACAGGAACATAAAGATAATCTCGAAATAATTGTAGAAGGGCGAACCAACGAATTGATTGAATCTAATTTAAAACTGGTTGAAGAAATTAATGAAAGAAAAGAAACAGAACAAAAACTAAAAAATGCAAAAATAATTGCTGAAGAGGCTAATAATCTGAAAACTACTTTTTTGTCGAATATGACTCACGAAATTCGAACTCCAATGAATTCTATAATTGGATTTTCGCGAATGCTTACAAAAACAGACTTTGAAGATTGCGACAAAGAAAAGTTTCTCGAACTAATTATCGAAAATGGAAAGAGTTTATTAAAAACCGTGAACGATATTCTTGAAGCATCAAAAATTGAAGCCGGACTGGTTGCAGTTAGCTTAAAACCTTGCAATATCTCTAAACTAATAAATGAGATATTTACATCAATAAAATCAAATAAATATTATCAAAACGGACATATTGAATTTATTTTAAAACAAAGGGAAAAAGAAATTATTACATTTTCTGATACTATACGTTTACAACAAGTTATTACAACATTAATTGAAAACGCCTTTAAATTTACAAAATCAGGATTTGTAGAATTAGGAAGTTACATAAAAAAAATTGATGATGAAAAAAAGGTTGTTATATATGTAAAAGACAGTGGAATAGGGATTGAAGAAAATAAAATGAAACAAATTTTCGACAGGTTCAGGCAAGGAGATGATTCTCGTACACGAGGATTTGGAGGTACAGGATTAGGATTATCTATTTCCAAGAAACTCGGAAAATTGCTTGGGGGAGAAATAAATGTTGAATCTAAAATTAATGAAGGCTCATGTTTTTCTATAGAAATTCCATACGATCAAAATAGAAATGGAGCTTCACAAACCATAGAATTTGAAAATATTTGGAAAGATAAATCAATAATCGTTGCTGATGATGTAAAATCGAATTTTGACTTTATTTGTGAAATATTAAGGCCTACAAAAGCGAAAGTACATTGGGCAGAAAACGGAAAAGAATGTATTGATATTTTGAAAAGAAATAAGAAAACACACTTAATATTAATGGATATACAAATGCCGGTTCTCAATGGAATTGATGCTACAAAATATATTAAAGGTATAGACCCAAAAATTCCGATAATTGCACAAACAGCTTTTGCACTTTCCAAAGACATAGACGAAATTTACAAAGCCGGCTGCATAGATTATTTAATAAAACCCATATTTCCAAGAGATTTAATTAATAAAATTAACAAGCTATTCTGAAAGTTCAAATCCGATTAATAAAATATTTGTTTATAGTTCTAATTTTTTTCTAACTTGCAAAAAAATTGGATATTTTCTAAAGTTTTATTAGAAATGAATGTTGTAAGGTAATTAACTGATGTTTGTACAAAAGGAATCTAAAGTAAGCAAATTCGAAATTCATCCGATAAACCTGTCATTTCAAGGGGAATCAAAAGATCTGGAAAAAGAATTTATTGCTGATTACACCAGTAAATCTTTACAAACAATTCGCATTACTCTTTTAATAGCATCAGTTTTTTATGCAATTTTCGGATTCTTAGACGCAAAATTAATTCCAGAGATGAAAAATCTTCTTTGGCTAATTCGATACGCTTTCGTAATTCCATTCATAATCGGTGTTATTTTGTTTTCATATTCAAAACACTTTAAAAATTGGATACAACCTATATTATCTTTTACCATGGTTGTAAGTGGAATAGGAATTATTATAATGATAATAATTGCACCTACTCCAATTAATTATGCCTACTATGCCGGACTGATATTAATTTTTATGTTCGGTTATATTCTGATAAGATTAAGATTTATATGGGCAAGTTTGGCAGGATGGACAATTGTGATTATATACGAACTTATTGCCATAGATAATACTCCTTACGAAATATTTTTAAACAATAATTTCTTTTTTATCAGTGCAAATATTATTGGAATGGCAGTTTGTTATTATTTCGAATATTATTTAAGAAGAGATTTCTTTCTCGTTAATAAATTAAAAAAGGAGCAAAAGAAAGTCCTGCAAATTAATAATGAATTAGAACAAAGAGTTGTTGAACGAACAGAACAACTAAAAGTTAGCAACGATGAATTATTGATTGAAGTCAGGAATAAAAGAATTGCTGAGGTTGAGCTTAAAAAAAGCCAGAAATTTCTGGAAACAATAATAGACAATATACCTGCAATGATTTTTGTGAAAGACACAAAAAATCTTAAATTTATTATATTCAATAAAATTAGCGAAACCATTTTAGGATTGAAACGCGAAGAGGTGATAAACAAATCGAATAGTGAAATATTTGCTACAGATTCAGCAGATATTTTTTCGAAGGAAGACCAAAAAATCATAGAAGGAGATTGCGAAATAATTGTAGTTGAGGAATATTTCGAAACAAAAAACCACGAAAAAAGACTGTTTCACACAAAAAAACTACCCATACTTTTTGAAGAGGGCAAACCAGAATACATTTTAGGTATTTCAGAAGATATCACCGACAGAAATCAAAACGAAGAAAATCTGAGAAGTGCTAAAATAAAAGCCGAAGAGTCCGACAAATTGAAGACAGCATTTCTTTCAAATATGAGCCACGAAATTCGGACCCCAATGAATGCAATAATTGGTTTTGCAGGTCTATTGACCGACCATGAAATTACGGCAGAAGAAAAAGAATCCTACATTTTTCAGATAAATCAAAACAGTAATGCTTTATTGAATTTAATTGAAGATATTGTTGATATTTCAAAAATTGAATCAGGGCAGCTGAAAATCAATATCGACGAATGTTTGATAAACAAAATCATTTTAGACATTTATTCTACATTTTCCGAAAATCAGCAGCTTTTTTCCGAAAAAAATGTTGAGTTAAAATGGTCAATGGCAAATAGTAATCCAGATTTTTCGATTCGGACCGACACATTCAGGTTACATCAAATTCTGAACAACCTTGTCGGGAATGCAATAAAATTTACAGAAAAAGGGTCAATAGAATTTGGATATATTCTAAAAGATTCAGATACAATTTTGTTCTACGTAAAAGATACAGGGATTGGCATTGCCGATGATAAAATTAGTTATATTTTCGATAGATTCGGAAAAGTTGAATCAGACAAATCCAGACTTTATAGAGGAGCAGGCTTAGGATTAACAATTTCAAAGAGCTTAATAGAATTATTGGATGGAGAAATTTGGGTTGAGTCTTCCCTTGGAAAAGGCTCAACTTTTCATTTTACAATTCCAATAAATAAAATCGTTATAGTTGAAGGAAAGGCAAAAATATTAGATTTTAAAACCAAGTTTGTTGAAAATACTGATAGTGTTGTTAACATTTGGAACGAAAAACGAATACTTATAGCAGAAGATGTTGCTTCAAATTTTCAATATGCTAAAGCCGTTTTGAGTCCTACAGGAGCAAATATTGTATGGGCAAAAAATGGCTTCGAAGCAGTTGAAATTTGTAAAGCCGATGATAGTATTGATTTGATACTCATGGATATACAAATGCCTGAAATAAATGGTTATGAAGCTACTCACAGAATAAAATCCTTTAGAAAACAACTTCCAATTATTGCTCTGACTGCTTTCGCATTATCTTCTGAAAGAGATGATTGTTTTGCGGAAGGTTGCGACGATTATATGGCAAAACCAATCAAAGCTAACAAGCTAATTTCCATTATTAAAAAGTATATATAGTGCTTCGCTAAGGGTTTACAAACCCTAAACTCAACATTTTGGAATGGAGTTTCTTATTGCCTCAAAATAGCTTTCAAGAAAATCGGATTAAACCTAATTTCAAATACGGTATTTATGATATTATAATGGTAGTATAATTTAAAATCTATATCATGAAAAAACTTAGTTTCCTTTATCCAATTATTGTTTTAGCGAGTTGCGTTTTCATTTTTATAGCTTGCGAAAAAGAAAAAGCCGACTATTCTATTTTATCAGCTCAAGACAATGCTATTGCAAATAATATTTTCGATGATGTTTTCAGTCAGGCTGACGAAGCAACTAAAAATGCTGATTTGCAACTATACGAAACAAGCAACAAAATGATTGATACAGGTGGATGCTCAAGCCTTACTATAACACCATTTGACATAATTACATGGCCAAAATACATTACAATCGACTTTGGAAACGCAAATTGTTTATGCTCCGATTTGAATTACAGACGAGGAAAAATATTGATTGAACTTTCAGACAGATACAAAAATGTAGGAGCAACACATACAATAACTTTCGATGATTATTACATTAACAACAATCATGTTGAAGGAGTAAAAACCATTATAAATAATGGAGAAAACACAGATGGAAACTATTTTTTTACTGTGAATGTCTCAAATGCAGAAATTACAAAACCTGATAGTACAATAATTTACTGGAATGCAAACAGGATAAGAGAATGGATAAATGGTAGCACAACATCCTTGTGGATTTGGGACGATGAATATTTAATTTCCGGAATATCATCGGGAATAAATACAGATGGCAAAGAATTTACAATTACAATTATTGAAGATTTAAATATTGCACTTTCATGTCCATGGATACGAAGTGGAAGTTTAGAAATTGAGGTTAATAATTCTTCTCCAACAATTACTGTAGATTATGGAAATGGTGATTGTGATGCAAATGCAACAGCAATAATTGATGGGAATAATTATCCATTTGTTATGAACTAATTTTTGTCTTATAAAGCTGGTTTTTAGCTCCGAAGAGTTTTTTGAGATTAGAATTTCCGGTATTATATTTTTAACAATAAAAAAGGGAATAAATTAAATTTATTCCCTTTTTTCAATATATAAAAATATCTAAGATTCTTAGTTTGTTTTCTCTAATCTTTTCATAATTGCAAAGATAAATGCTGCTGATACGAGACAACATGCAACGAAAATTAACCATAATTGCCATAGGTCTATCTTTCCCCAGAAGCTACTTCCAATAAATAGAAGCTTATTACCTACCGCTGTTGCCAGTAACCAACCTCCTTGCATCAATCCCTGGAATCTGCCAGGAGCTACTTTTGAAACAAATGATAATCCCATTGGACTTAGGAATAGTTCTGCAACAGTTAATATCAGGTAGGTCGAAATTAGCCAGTAAGGCATCACTCTGGATGAGTCAGGAACTGGATTTGATCTGACAATTTCTCCAGTCGCTTGATCAACTACTTGGAGTTCATGAGGTGATACCAAATTCAGCGAGCCAACTAACATCACCACAAAACCAACAGCTGCTATAATCATACCGTATCCAATCTTTCTTGGGGTGGATGGTTCCTTTCCTTTTTTATTGAGCCATGAGAACACTCCCATTACAAGAAATGTAAGCGTAACAATGAACAATGGATTAAAGGATTGGAAAACCTCAGGTGCAATTGGATTGCTGTCAGGATCTGCTTTTGTAAACAGATAGTACACAGAAGAACCTCCAGCTACCAATAAAGCTCCACCAATTAGGCGTGTATTAAGTTTCTTCCCTTTTCCTAAGACAAGCACTATTCCGGCTAAGAATGCGATAACAGAAAGGATATTTTCTAGCTCAAAGAACATATAGGTAGCAGGATCAACAGCCTTTGCCGTATAATCTCTTGCGAAGAATGTTAATGTAAGACCATTTTGATGGAATGCCATCCAGAAAAAGATTACGACAAAGAATACTAGCAATAATGCTGAAACTCTTGATTTTTCTTCTTTTGTTGAGATTGTTATGATCCAAGTAACAAAAGCAGCAAAAAGTCCGATAGCTGCACCTGTTTCAATATCTTTTAAAAGGCTTACACCAAAGGCAACAACGATACCAACCACAACTGCTATAGGAATAGCGAAAGGTTTTTCACTAAATGTAATTTTAGATTCAGTAGCTGAGGTTTCTTTTTTTGGTAGGTGCTTGTTGAACACGATATAAACAACCAGAGAAATTACCATTGCAATCGCAGCAACTCCAAAAGCATAATTATATCCATGTGAGAAAGCATCAAGATAATTATGTGAAAATGAACTTAGATCAGTTACCGGCCCACTCAAACTAACCTGGTCAGCCAAAGCCTGAAATTGATTTGTATTGTCAAGGCTACCATTCTGGAACTGGTGACACAATGCGGGAAGAGATCCGTCATGTAAGAAATCTTGTGTTTTTAAGAACCAATTTCTCATTCCTGTTGCCACAAAAGGAGCAAAAAATGCCCCAACATTGATTCCCATATAGAAAATCATGTATGCAGTGTCTCTTACTTTGTCATACTTTGGGTTGTCGTACATCTGGCCAACAACAGCTTGTAGATTACCTTTAAACAACCCATTACCAAAGGCTATTATACCTAGTGCAGTAAATGTAATCACTTGAGGTAAATCAGGAACGGCCATAATAATGTAGCCACCAAACATGATAATTTGTCCAGCCATAATAACAGTCTTGTACTTACGGGTGGCATCTGCCAAAATACCGCCAACCAATGCTAATGCATAGATTGCAAAATAAAACCAACTGTAAACATCTCCGGCAATGTCTTCACTCAGACCATATTTGGCCTGAAGAAAAAGTACGAGAATTGCCATCATAGTATAAAAACCAAATCGCTCGCCCATGTTGGTAAAAAAAGCTACTAACAAACCCTTCGGGTGTCCTTTCAACATAATTATTAATTTAAGTTAATATTAAGTAAATTCTCATTTCAAAGTGGGCAAATATATAAAGCTTTTTTAAATCTTCAATGAGTTTGATGATATTATCTTGCTTTTGAAAATCAACAATTGTTGTATCTCTTCATTAAAGTTTAGATTTGTTCGATATTATGAAAGTTTTTGTAATTTAATCATTATTAGAGCAATAATTCAGAAAGTTCTCTAATTCAATTAAGCGAGACTTGATTGTTCCTTATGCCAAATGAGCATTTCATAAAATAGAATATGTTTTTTTCAACTATGATAAATAATCTTCACCGTTAGCCAATTTCAATTAAAAAAACAATCATACTATTGTAAAAACCTGTTAATTTGTTTACATTTGTGAAAAAAATATGAAAGATGAAAATTTTAGGAACTAAACAAA
It encodes:
- a CDS encoding response regulator → MTRNFSYKFESFSVELSDTFFSDKANKEINTRQQKVLKSSIYNMKPLMAEIINSSQSIEAIWMQFHSSIYYLFAKTLNISDSVNLKIFYNKKSKLIENYKNDYHKNQIYRSSLIDKNANSTSIITVLSPVYIEDGIFLGMIGVDIKIDDFFNELLFSSSLEINKIQKSELIPERFGDEFSFLVDHYGEIVALPYEFLNLLGIEIKDENAGDVNNYNILETKNHQFKEIANKIVKGENDFVKFDSNNEYYYTSYYPIKSMGWSICRIVPEKNILSSIFETQSAVYKTLRRIILNFLLITVVFWMISFTIFKLFLNRNLHTPLKTITNSFKIIANGNLNHRINLNQKDEIGNIANSFNSMTLKLNLSQKELQEHKDNLEIIVEGRTNELIESNLKLVEEINERKETEQKLKNAKIIAEEANNLKTTFLSNMTHEIRTPMNSIIGFSRMLTKTDFEDCDKEKFLELIIENGKSLLKTVNDILEASKIEAGLVAVSLKPCNISKLINEIFTSIKSNKYYQNGHIEFILKQREKEIITFSDTIRLQQVITTLIENAFKFTKSGFVELGSYIKKIDDEKKVVIYVKDSGIGIEENKMKQIFDRFRQGDDSRTRGFGGTGLGLSISKKLGKLLGGEINVESKINEGSCFSIEIPYDQNRNGASQTIEFENIWKDKSIIVADDVKSNFDFICEILRPTKAKVHWAENGKECIDILKRNKKTHLILMDIQMPVLNGIDATKYIKGIDPKIPIIAQTAFALSKDIDEIYKAGCIDYLIKPIFPRDLINKINKLF
- a CDS encoding response regulator, with amino-acid sequence MFVQKESKVSKFEIHPINLSFQGESKDLEKEFIADYTSKSLQTIRITLLIASVFYAIFGFLDAKLIPEMKNLLWLIRYAFVIPFIIGVILFSYSKHFKNWIQPILSFTMVVSGIGIIIMIIIAPTPINYAYYAGLILIFMFGYILIRLRFIWASLAGWTIVIIYELIAIDNTPYEIFLNNNFFFISANIIGMAVCYYFEYYLRRDFFLVNKLKKEQKKVLQINNELEQRVVERTEQLKVSNDELLIEVRNKRIAEVELKKSQKFLETIIDNIPAMIFVKDTKNLKFIIFNKISETILGLKREEVINKSNSEIFATDSADIFSKEDQKIIEGDCEIIVVEEYFETKNHEKRLFHTKKLPILFEEGKPEYILGISEDITDRNQNEENLRSAKIKAEESDKLKTAFLSNMSHEIRTPMNAIIGFAGLLTDHEITAEEKESYIFQINQNSNALLNLIEDIVDISKIESGQLKINIDECLINKIILDIYSTFSENQQLFSEKNVELKWSMANSNPDFSIRTDTFRLHQILNNLVGNAIKFTEKGSIEFGYILKDSDTILFYVKDTGIGIADDKISYIFDRFGKVESDKSRLYRGAGLGLTISKSLIELLDGEIWVESSLGKGSTFHFTIPINKIVIVEGKAKILDFKTKFVENTDSVVNIWNEKRILIAEDVASNFQYAKAVLSPTGANIVWAKNGFEAVEICKADDSIDLILMDIQMPEINGYEATHRIKSFRKQLPIIALTAFALSSERDDCFAEGCDDYMAKPIKANKLISIIKKYI
- a CDS encoding peptide MFS transporter, with protein sequence MLKGHPKGLLVAFFTNMGERFGFYTMMAILVLFLQAKYGLSEDIAGDVYSWFYFAIYALALVGGILADATRKYKTVIMAGQIIMFGGYIIMAVPDLPQVITFTALGIIAFGNGLFKGNLQAVVGQMYDNPKYDKVRDTAYMIFYMGINVGAFFAPFVATGMRNWFLKTQDFLHDGSLPALCHQFQNGSLDNTNQFQALADQVSLSGPVTDLSSFSHNYLDAFSHGYNYAFGVAAIAMVISLVVYIVFNKHLPKKETSATESKITFSEKPFAIPIAVVVGIVVAFGVSLLKDIETGAAIGLFAAFVTWIITISTKEEKSRVSALLLVFFVVIFFWMAFHQNGLTLTFFARDYTAKAVDPATYMFFELENILSVIAFLAGIVLVLGKGKKLNTRLIGGALLVAGGSSVYYLFTKADPDSNPIAPEVFQSFNPLFIVTLTFLVMGVFSWLNKKGKEPSTPRKIGYGMIIAAVGFVVMLVGSLNLVSPHELQVVDQATGEIVRSNPVPDSSRVMPYWLISTYLILTVAELFLSPMGLSFVSKVAPGRFQGLMQGGWLLATAVGNKLLFIGSSFWGKIDLWQLWLIFVACCLVSAAFIFAIMKRLEKTN